Genomic DNA from Oncorhynchus mykiss isolate Arlee chromosome 2, USDA_OmykA_1.1, whole genome shotgun sequence:
TGTCAATTTTTACTGTTTTGACATGTCAGACTCCATGcatagatttaaaaaataaatcatttattAAGGTAAGACATGTTTCACAAGTATGAAATTATTAAGAACAGAATGCATATCTAAGCCACAGCGGTGTACAATATCATCAAATCAAGCCTTATCTATATGGCACATTCCAGACATTGAATGCAATGCAATGTGCTTTACaggatttaaaataaaaaaaaatgtaactatgaaaataaacactgaaatatttactacacaacaaacaagTTAAAAAAAACTAAGGAATGACACAAactaaaaagcaccctaaggcaaagcaaaaaatatgttttatgatCTCTAAAATATATGTCCACAGTTTTggccccctcaggttctctggcaggctattccagaggctgggggcataataactaaagacTGCCTCCATGCTTCTTGGTCCTAGGCAATATGTGCTTCTAAATAGTGTGCTATATCCTGTAAATACTGTAAGAGTACCGTTACTTTTTTCTCACAAATAGTCTTCGGACTCTCACAATACTTTTAGAGGCCCACCTTTCTTTGCTAATCTTAACTACTTtggacaaggtaaaaaaaaaagagaataaTATGAAAAACCATCCCGTTATTTTGCACCTCACTTTTATATTGCATTCACAGGGATATGTTTACATGTAAACAATATACCTATGAAATATATACTTTCTTAATTCACAGTTAATCTGTCTCGCACAATCAAAGTGGCAATCCCCTTAACATCCCTCAGTCTGTCTGCATCAAAGTCAACCATCAGTTTTCTCAGGCCAGCACGGGTGGGCTTGAAGGACAACTTGACCTTCACATCTTCACCTGGGCCAATGTTGCCTCTGTAGGAGAAAATAAAGCATGGTTCTCTTAACTCAGCCTTGGTATGATCCTCAAATGTAAATTGTGGTTCAAATCAAACTATTTtccacatgcaccaaatacaacaagtacagattttacagtgaaatgcttacttacaagcccttaaccaacagtgcagttcaagaataagaaagtatttaccaagtagactaaaataaaaagtaataataagtaacaataacgagactatatacagggggcacgaGTACTGAGTcagggtacaggctagttgaggtaatctgtacatgtaggtgggggcgaagtgactatgcataggtaacaaacaaacagcgagaattttttattttatttaacctttatttaaccaggtaggccatttacaactgcgacctggccaagataaagcaaagcagtgcgacacaaacaacacagttacacatggaaaaaacaaatgtacagtcaataacaatataaaaaaaactatatacagtgtgtgcaaatggcgagaggaggtaaggcaataaataggccatagtggcaaattaattacaatttagcaaatgaacactggagtgatagatgtgcagatgatgatgtgcaagtagaaatactggtatgcttaaaagtaaataaaaacaatatggggatgaggtaggtagattggatgggctatttacagatgggctgtgtacagctgcagcaatcgatTAGCAACtctgatagctgatgtttaatgttagtgagggagatataagtctccaactgcagtgatttttgcaaatagttccagtcattggcagcagagaactggaaggaaaggtggccaaaggattCGAAAGGGTcaatgatctgtttattaacttggctttcaaagactttagataggcagggcaggatggatataggtctgtaacagtttgggtctagagtgtcacccaaTTTAAAGAGAGgtatgaccgcggcagctttccaatctttaggaatctcggacggtacgaaagagaggttgaacagactggtaataggggttgcaacaatggaggcggatcattttagaaagagagggtccaaattgtgaagcccagctgatttgtccAGGTTTTGCCTCTAttaggacatctgctatctggatgttggtgaaggagaagctggagaggcttgggcaagtagctgcgggggtgcggagctgttggccggggttggggtagcccggaggaaagcatggccagccgtagagaaatgcttattgaaattctcgactATCGTGGATTtctcagtggtgacagtgtttcctagcctcagtgcagtgggcatctgggaggaggtgctcttgttttccatggactttacagtgtcccaaaactttttggagttagagctacaggatgcaaatttctgtttgaaaaagctagcctttgctttcctgactgactgcatgtattggttcctgacttccctgaaaagttgcatatcgtggggactattcgatgctaatgatgtttttgtgctggtcgagggcagtcaggtctggagtgaaccatgggctatatctgttcctagttctacatttttttaaagggacatgcttatttaagatggtgaggaaattacttttagtagcagcagtggtgggggggggtcaatgtaaatcatccggtggcgatttttatgaattgttcagcagtctaatggcttgggggtagaagctgttgacttggcactctggtaccacttgccatgcggcaTCAGAGAAAACAaactataacttgggtgactggagccttgggtgactggagtctgacaagtGTCTTCAGACTCTGTAATAGCAACGTTTTTGCAGTGTATTTCTGGGaaagaccacacacacagtaaatagtTCAATCTGGTTTGCTGCCAGAAATGACCAAGTTGTGACCATGTGCTGCTATGTGCTACTACAGTATGTGCTGCTATGTGCTACTACAGTATGTGCTGCTATTTGCTGCTATAGTATTTGCTGCTATGTGCTACTATGTGCTACTACAGTATgtgtacgcccaatttttcagttttcgatttgttaaaaaagtttgaaatatccaataaatgtcgttccacttcatgattgtgtcccacttgttgattcttcacaaaaaatacagttttatatctttatgtttgaagcctgaaatgtggcaaaaggtcgcaaagttcaagggggccgaatactttcgcaaggcactgtatgtgctacTACACTATGTGCTACTACAGTATGTGTTACTATGTGCTGCTACACTATGTGTTATGTGCTGCTATGTGCTACTACACTATGTGATACTATGTGCTACTTTGTGCTCCTACAATGTGTTACTATAGTATGTGCTACTACAGTATATGTTACTATGTGCTACTATGTGTTACTATAGTATGTGCTACTACAGTATGTGTTACTATGTGCTGCTACACTATGTGTTATGTGCTGCTATGTGCTACTACACTATGTGATACTATGTGCTACTTTGTGCTCCTACAATGTGTTACTATAGTATGTGCTACTACAGTATATGTTACTATGTGCTACTATGTGTTACTATAGTATGTGCTACTACAGTATATGTTACTAGGTGCTACTACAGTATATGTTACTATGtgctactacagtatgtattactatttttattgttttttttgttttttatttcacctttatttaaccaggtaggctagttgagaacacctttatttaaccaggtaggctagttgagaacaagttctcatttgcaactgcgacctggccaagataaagcatagcagtgtgaacagacaacacagagttacacatggagtaaacaattaacaagtcaataacacagtagaaaaaaagagagtctatatacattatgTGCTACTACAGTATGTGTTACTATGTGCTACTACACTATGTGTTACTATGTGCTACTACACTGTGCTGCTATTTGCTACTACAGTATGTGTTTCTATGTGCTGCTACACTATGTGTTACTATTTGCTGCtacactgtgttactatgtgctactacagtatgtgttactatgtgctactacagtatgtgttactatgtgctactacagtatgtattactatgtgctactacagtatgtattactatgtgctactacagtatgtattactATGTGCTACTACAGTATGTGTTACTATGtgctactacagtatgtattactATGTGCTACTACAGTATGTGTTACTATGTGCTACTACAGTATGTGTTACTATGtgctactacagtatgtattactatgtgctactacagtatgtattactATGTGCTACTACAGTATGTGTTACTATGTGCTACTACAGTATGTGTTACTATGtgctactacagtatgtattactatgtgctactacagtatgtattactATGTGCTACTACAGTATGTGTTACTATGtgctactacagtatgtattactATGTGCTACTACAGTATGTGTTACTATGTGCTATGTGTTACCATGTGCTACTACACTGTGCTGCTATTTGCTACTACAGTATGTGTTTCTATGTGCTGCTACACTATGTGTTACTATGTGCTCCTATGTGCTGCTACACTATGTGCTGCTACACTATGCGCTGCTATGTGCTTCTACACTATGTGCTGCTACACTATGTGCTGCTATGCGCTGCTACACTATGTGCTGCTATGCGCTGCTACACTATGTGCTGCTATGCGCTGCTACACTATGTGCTGCTACACTATGTGCTGCTACACTATGTGCTTCTACACTATGTGCTGCTACACTATGTGCTGCTACACTATGTGCTGCTATGCGCTGCTACACTATGTGCTGCtacactgtgctgctacactATGTGCTGCtacactgtgctgctacactATGTGCTGCTATGCGCTACTACACTATGTGCTGCtacactgtgctgctacactATGTGCTGCtacactgtgctgctacactATGTGCTGCTATGCGCTACTACACTATGTGCTGCtacactgtgctgctacactATGTGCTGCTATGCGCTACTACACTATGTGCTGCtacactgtgctgctacactATGTGCTGCtacactgtgctgctacactATGTGCTGCTATGCGCTGCTACACTATGTGCTGCtacactgtgctgctacactATGTGCTGCTATGCGCTACTACACTATGCGCTGCTATGCGCTGCTACTCTATGTGCTGCTACGCGCTGCTACACTATGTGCTGCTATACGCTGCTACACTATGCGCTGCTACACTATGTGCTGCTACACTATGTGCTGCTATGTGCTGCTATGCGCTGCTACACTATGTGCTGCTACACTATGTGCTGCTACACTATGTGCTGCTACACTAAGTGCTGCTACACTATGTGCTgctacactgtgttactacactgtgttactacactATGTGTTACTATGTGCTGCTACACTATGTGTTACtacactgtgctgctacactgtgttactacactATGTGCTCCTACACTATGTGTTACTATGTGCTGCTCCACTATGTGCTgctacactgtgttactacactGTGCTGCTACAGTATGTGCTGCTATGTGCTACTGTATTATGTGCTACTATGTGCTGCTATGTGCTGTTACACTATGTGCTACTACAGTATGTTCTACTACACTATGTGCTACTACGTGCTGCTATGACAGTGTGCCATagcatgtttttttaaatcacactTGAACAATATGAGATGACTGACCAAAAGATGAGGTAGGCTAGGTTCATCCAGCAAAAATGATGTTTTTTGTTAGGTTCTTTCTTAGCAAAACAGTCTGGATCATGATTTAATAATAAATCACAGTCTGAACATTCAAAGAATGTTCAATGTACCCCAGCCTCACCTCAATGACGGGCAGAGAAATAATCCTGTGTTTAGTCTGAGGGTTTATGTTTACATTGGCGTCTCCTGTTGGAGGTTATGTGTGGTAACATTTGGCTTGTGGTCCGGGAGAGCCATGTTGGGCTGGTAGGTCAATCGTCTTTGGCCTGGCAAAAGGAGGGTatgtctggctctctctctttgtctttgggGGCAGTGGAGTGAGAGAAAAGCAGATCTTGTTCTTTATAGTCTGACCACATTGCAAGAGTATGCCCTTGCTGAGGAATTTACCATGGCAGCTAAGAGCTCTCTGAGCTGCTGTCCTAAATCTGCTGCTGCACAGGGTGTGGGATCTTTAAAGAGCCCATGGCTTTAAAGAGTTTCAGGTCTACATATAGTAAGTAGACCATTGTTCAAACTCATTCTGCCATGTCTCACTCATTGCTCATGGATAAACCCACAATCATAGCTATTTAAGCATAACCTTAGATGAGTCAacttctattttttatttatttatttattttacctttatttaactaggcaagtcagttaagaacatattcttattttcaatgacggcctaggaacagtgggttaactgcctgttcaggggcagaacaacagatttgtaccttgtcagctcggggattcaacccaacctttcggttactagaccaatgctctaaccactaggctaccctgccgcccctctatgCTTAAATAGCACTTTACACCTCTATACTTAcagtaataacatggctgtaataCTGATGTAACATTCTCTCTGAACACACTTATTGGCAAACATGCTGACAGTCAATGAAGAATGTGTCCCCTcacatacaacacacagagaTACTTACGGTGCTTGGAGCTCCCGTGGTGCAGTCAGACCTGCACCCTCCACTGTGAACACTCCCCCTCTCAGGGTGATAGGCAGGGGATTGGTGAAGCTGATGTGTGCAATTAATTTCTGAGATACAACTGCGTCTCCCACTACCTGAAGCAAGAAAATGGACGGTGCAGGCATCATCAGAAGGATTCAGAGGATCTAAAACAAGCCCCTACAGCATATTGCAACTGCTTTCCCTGCAGAAATGGCCAAACATGACAATTGTGCAAAGTGCAAACAGTAGCACGCAATTCATCAAGCAATTATTCACCAGCTATTtacagttatatacagtatagcctaGTACCTTGACATGGAGCTGTGGCATGCTTAGTGGGATGTTGACCTCTTGCAGAATGACATCGGGCTGGCTGCTGGCCTGGAGTAGTGCTGTGACCCTGATCAGGTTATGCTCAGACACACAGGCCCCATAGTGATCGTACCGTAGACGCATCACTTCCTTATGAGCTGTGAGCATAATAGGGATGAGAGGAAAAAGTATGTTATTGTATTCTTTTCACTTCGGGGTGGTATTTTTTGCTCTGTTTACTCGGTTCCTAAAAATACAAGAAACCCAGGGATGTTGTAGGTCAGACTCACCCAGTGCAAGTAAAAAAACAAATCTAACACAGGGACTGACACCAGTTCTGAGTCTTGATTCCTCTCGCCTACGGCACCTATATGGTGTATGTGACAAGCGGAGGCCCACCTTTCTGGGCTGGCACGGTCAGGCTGGCAGTCCTCCTCTGGCACTCCCCCCGGTGAAGACTGTTGTAGGTGACTGCGTTGGAGGTCACAGTGAGCTGGGCCGGGGTGTCCTCACCACCCACGTTGTGCACCTCCACTATCACATCAAAGTCTGTCCCCAGGATGGCCTGGGCATGTTTGATCTTCAGCTCCAGCTGCCCCGGTGCCCCATTCAGCTGCGTTACCCGCCGTCCTGCCTTCTCGTACACCTCACGCTCCTTCACTGAACCTGGTAGAAAGAAAGGAGGATGTCATACTGTTATATaaaatgtgtgtttttattttatgcGTGTGTATATAGTAACACCGTTCCATTGAGGTATTTGTTGTGTATAATGGTACTGTACTCTTTCTGTTCGGTTCCCATCTGTGCTAATATTTAAGCAGGTGTGAATATTTGTGCTTAACGAAAGGAAGTGAATACCTTCAGGGTATTTGTAATGTTTAGTGATGTCCTCTCTGTAGTCTCCATACACACTCTTGGTGCTGATATTTCGGCCCACAGTTTTCTGGTTGAGGGAAACCTGTGAGCGTTGGCCATCTGGGTAGACGATCCAGGTAACCAGGTCTGCGTTCACCTCAGAGAACACGAAGGCTGCATCATACTTCATCCCCACATCACCGTCCCTCACCGCCTTGACTGGACAGGGCCCACAACAGTACACCCCTAAGAGACAAGGGAACGATAGTGGGGGGATTTGAAGAGAGTGAGGTTATGAAGAACCCAATAACAGAGTTTTAAAGGAGCTTTTCCTTAGTGAGACAGACTGATCATGAATATCAAGTGGGGCCGTACCATCACTCCTCTCCTGTGGGGTGGGATCCAGAGCCTGCCACCCATCATAGCCTTTAGGAAGATCCTCCCTGTCCATCCAGGACTCCACCCAGCAATGGTAGTTCCTACACACACAAAGCATTTACAGTATTGATGTGAGGGAGGccacaataaaaaaaactgatGAATGTGCTGACTTTGTCGAGACAGAAATGTAGCTTTTGAGCTTTACCAGATCATGTCCTTCCTGCCTTCAGACACACTCTTCAGCTGCTCATCATACAGATAGTCCACATTCAGGTTGCCGTCAGTGTCATGGGCAGAGGTGTAGTTTGTAACAGGGCGAGTAGGTATGCCCAGACAGCGAAGAACTGTGGGATGGGTGAACGGAAGGAGCAAATAGCATGTAGTCTGTCAAGAATTACAGAGCTGAATATTACTGGAGCCCTAATGAATTGTCAAAGAAAATATAGAGCCAGGGAGTGTTGGAAATTTGTAGTTGAAAAGAAGAGAGCCATCCTGTCTCAGGGCGCTGTATGTGTGCCTCACCTGTGCAGGCTACACCTGAGAACACCCAGCACTGTCCGTATCGCACCCTCTGTGCCCCGGCCTCGCGCCATCGCCTGAGGATGGCCACACTGCCGGTCCAGCGTGTGGGCGACACCCCATCGTCATACTTCCCGTCCCAGCGACCCAACACCACGCCACGGTCATCATTAGCGTTCACCTGCACAGATGTAGAGGAAGTAAGTTAATTACTGTGAGATTATTaactaaatcaaatgttattagtcacatgcggtgaatacaacaggtgtagacctcacagtgaaatgcttacttacgagcccctaaccaacaatgcaatacaaataagaataagaaataaaagtaacaagtaattaaagagcagcagtaaaataacaatagcgagactatatacaggggattaccggtacagagtcaatatgcgggggcaccggttagattgattgaggtaatatgtacatgtaggtagagttattacagtgactatgcatagatgataacatcAGAGAGCAGCAGCGGTGTAAAAAGGGGGTGGGGGGCAATGCAAGTagactgggtagccatttgattagatattcAGTAGTCTTATtggttgggggtagaagctgtttagaagcctcttggacctagacttggccctccggaaccgcttgccgtgcggtggcagagagaacagtctatgactagggtggctggagtctttggcattttttagagccttcctctgacaccgcctggtatagaggtcttggatggcagaaagctttgccccagggatgtactgggcagtacgcactaccctctgtaaacagttgccataccaggcagtgatgcaaccagtcaggatgctcttgatggtgcagctgtagaacctggtgtgcttggaccatgttagtttgttggtgatgtggacaccaaggaacttgaagctctcaacctgctccactacagccccgtcgatgagaatgggggtgtgcttggtccTCTTTCTCCTGcagtccacaattatctccttagtcttgatcacgttgagggagagtttgttgtcctggcaccacacggccaggtctctgaccacctccctatatgcggtctcgtcgttgtcggtgatcaggcctactactgttgtgtcatcggcaaacttaatgatggtgttgtagtcatgcctggccgtgcagtcttgagtgaacagggagtacaggaggggactgagcacacacccctgatgagcccctgtgttgaggaccacctgggggcagcccgtcaggaagtccaggatccagttgcaaaggaaggtgtttagtcccagggtccatagcttagtgatgaactttgagggcactatggtgttgaatgctgagctgtagtcaatgaacagcattctcacataggtgtactctttttccaggtgggaaagggcagtgtggagtgcattagagattgcatcatctgtggatttgttagggctgtatgcaaattggagagggtttagggtttctgggataatggtgttgatgtgagccacgaccagcctttcaaagcacttaatggctatggcagatccatggcttctggttggggtagttacgtatggtcactgtggggatgacgtcattgatgcacttattgatgaagccaaagactgatgtggtgtattcctcaataccatcggaagaatcccggaacatattccagtctgtgcaagcaaaacagtcctgtagcttagcgtctgcttcatctgaccatttcttTACTGATCGAGTCACtgttgcttcctgctttaatttttgcttgtaagcaggaatcaggaggatagaattatggtaagatttgccaaatggagggcgggggagagctttgtgtgcgtctctgtgtgtggactaAAGGTGGTACAGAGTTTTtttccttctggttgcacatttaacatgctgatagaaatttggtgaGTCCTATTTAAGTTTccatgcattaaagtccccggccactaggagcgcggcctctggatgagcgttttcctgtttacttatggcggaatacagctcattgagtgcgctCTTTctgccagcctcagtctgtggtggtatgtagatagctacgaaaaatacagaaaactcttggtaaatattgtggtctacagcttatgtATCTCAGGTGAGCAagacctcaagacttccttagatattgtgcaccagctgttatttacaaaatacatagtccgccaccccttgtcttaccagacacagctgttctatcctgctggtacAGCGTacaaccagccagctgtatgttgataatgt
This window encodes:
- the LOC110494649 gene encoding protein-glutamine gamma-glutamyltransferase 2, which produces MADQNGVFMGVDLRCQVNNHAHRTGEMDLERLLVRRGQPFSLALQCSTPLPPKHKLAMILHLGKEGEVVVKVLDARAGRDKWWFRQQKAQNEVLLTVHSPADTPVGIYSVTLLLLSPDGHILEQTTPETFYLLFNPWCKADSVYLPDEELLEEYILNENGLLYQGSWDQISSLSWNFGQFEQDVVDICFEILNNSPAALKNPEIDTANRADPVYVSRTITAMVNANDDRGVVLGRWDGKYDDGVSPTRWTGSVAILRRWREAGAQRVRYGQCWVFSGVACTVLRCLGIPTRPVTNYTSAHDTDGNLNVDYLYDEQLKSVSEGRKDMIWNYHCWVESWMDREDLPKGYDGWQALDPTPQERSDGVYCCGPCPVKAVRDGDVGMKYDAAFVFSEVNADLVTWIVYPDGQRSQVSLNQKTVGRNISTKSVYGDYREDITKHYKYPEGSVKEREVYEKAGRRVTQLNGAPGQLELKIKHAQAILGTDFDVIVEVHNVGGEDTPAQLTVTSNAVTYNSLHRGECQRRTASLTVPAQKAHKEVMRLRYDHYGACVSEHNLIRVTALLQASSQPDVILQEVNIPLSMPQLHVKVVGDAVVSQKLIAHISFTNPLPITLRGGVFTVEGAGLTAPRELQAPGNIGPGEDVKVKLSFKPTRAGLRKLMVDFDADRLRDVKGIATLIVRDRLTVN